One stretch of Eupeodes corollae chromosome 2, idEupCoro1.1, whole genome shotgun sequence DNA includes these proteins:
- the LOC129947016 gene encoding TBC1 domain family member 22B: MMEKPDNSKSFWKSSSRIVPGRPSPNVNLKMANPTKSFGKKSGDSTFKDYQMSVSDAWDMGDDECCILEKSNSQQNSVSPTEAASHDISIATANNHAVVECQEQPRSDPNYENRCRNRRFDVYPGWPQLQKLSSTPEEYEDSQSKISKLSALIESPFLNFADLKQISWSGIPKQMRAITWRLLSKYLPPNGERRNYVLQSKRQSYCELRSKYFMVDSKDESQQDTYRQIHIDVPRMNPHNMLFKQELVQEMFERILFIWAIRHPASGYVQGINDLVTPFFIVFLQEAFGVNGFELEKIQFKDLSEEVRHAIEADSFWCLSNFLDCIQDNYIFAQLGIQEKVNQLKDLIHRIDGTLHRHLQDQGIDYLQFSFRWMNNLLTRELPLHCTIRLWDTYLAESDGFAQLHLYVCAAFLLHWRTQLLNQTDFQGLMIMLQNLPTYNWSDRQINILVAEAFRLKFTYADTPKHLEGKS; this comes from the coding sequence ATGATGGAGAAGCCAGACAACTCAAAAAGTTTCTGGAAGAGTAGCAGTCGCATAGTCCCTGGTCGTCCAAGCCCAAATGTAAACCTAAAAATGGCCAACCCCACAAAGTCCTTTGGCAAGAAATCAGGTGATTCGACGTTCAAAGACTACCAAATGTCTGTGAGTGATGCGTGGGATATGGGTGATGACGAATGCTGCATTCTAGAAAAGTCCAATTCTCAACAAAACTCGGTCAGTCCAACTGAAGCAGCTTCCCACGACATTTCAATTGCTACTGCCAACAATCATGCTGTAGTTGAGTGCCAGGAGCAACCCAGATCAGATCCTAACTATGAAAACCGATGTAGAAATCGCAGATTCGATGTTTATCCAGGATGGCCACaacttcaaaaactcagttcGACGCCCGAAGAGTACGAGGACAGCCAGTCGAAAATCAGTAAGCTCTCTGCTCTAATAGAATcgccatttttaaatttcgcagATCTTAAGCAAATTAGTTGGTCCGGAATACCCAAGCAAATGCGAGCCATAACTTGGAGACTCCTCTCCAAGTACCTTCCGCCGAACGGCGAGCGAAGGAACTATGTGCTACAAAGCAAACGCCAAAGCTACTGCGAGCTCCGCAGTAAGTACTTCATGGTTGACAGCAAGGATGAGAGCCAGCAAGATACCTACCGCCAAATTCACATCGACGTCCCTCGAATGAATCCCCACAACATGCTCTTCAAACAGGAACTGGTTCAGGAGATGTTCGAACGTATTCTCTTCATCTGGGCTATTCGCCATCCGGCTTCAGGCTACGTCCAAGGAATAAATGATCTAGTAACTCCATTCTTCATTGTCTTCCTACAGGAAGCCTTCGGAGTTAATGGCTTCGAGCTGGAGAAGATCCAATTCAAAGATCTGTCCGAGGAAGTTCGCCACGCCATCGAAGCGGATTCCTTTTGGTGTCTGTCCAACTTTCTAGATTGCATCCAAGATAATTACATTTTTGCACAACTCGGCATTCAGGAAAAGGTCAATCAGCTAAAGGATCTCATCCACCGCATCGATGGCACACTCCATCGACATCTTCAAGATCAGGGAATCGATTATCTGCAATTCTCCTTCCGCTGGATGAACAATCTTCTAACTCGTGAACTTCCGTTACACTGCACCATCAGACTATGGGACACATATCTAGCCGAATCGGATGGCTTTGCTCAGTTGCATTTGTACGTGTGCGCCGCATTTTTATTACATTGGCGAACTCAACTACTCAATCAAACTGACTTTCAAGGTTTGATGATAATGCTGCAAAATCTTCCAACATACAATTGGTCCGATAGGCAGATAAATATTTTGGTAGCTGAAGCTTTTCGATTAAAATTCACTTATGCCGACACCCCAAAGCATTTGGAGGGGAAGAGTTGA
- the LOC129946116 gene encoding UDP-N-acetylglucosamine transferase subunit ALG14 homolog, which yields MENKPKYPTYVVLGSGGHTAEMCEIIKALFDDLPQNPDCYFVVAKTDTTSRRQIEETLDTKIKPQFVEIPRSRQVNQSYFTSIFTTLWALLYSFYILQRDQPRMVLCNGPGTCVPICLVAALYRFLHIMHKDTKIVFVESFCRVKTLSLTGKILLPITDTFVVQWEPLARNRKNIKYFGQLV from the coding sequence atggAGAATAAACCTAAATATCCAACTTACGTGGTCCTTGGATCTGGTGGCCATACCGCAGAGATGTGTGAAATTATCAAAGCTCTCTTCGATGATCTTCCCCAAAATCCAGATTGTTACTTCGTCGTAGCCAAAACTGATACAACAAGTCGCAGACAAATCGAAGAAACCTTAGACACGAAAATCAAGCCACAATTTGTTGAAATTCCAAGAAGTCGTCAAGTTAATCAAAGCTATTTTACATCAATCTTCACAACTCTATGGGCATTGCTTTATTCTTTCTACATTTTACAACGTGATCAACCAAGAATGGTGCTTTGTAACGGACCAGGAACATGTGTTCCTATTTGCTTGGTTGCAGCTTTATATCGTTTTCTTCATATCATGCACAAGGATACGAAAATTGTCTTTGTTGAGAGTTTTTGTCGCGTGAAGACATTATCATTGACTGGGAAGATTCTACTTCCAATTACGGATACTTTTGTTGTTCAATGGGAACCACTTGCTaggaatagaaaaaatattaagtactTTGGTCAACTTGTTTGA
- the LOC129945967 gene encoding tRNA (guanine-N(7)-)-methyltransferase non-catalytic subunit wuho, whose amino-acid sequence MASLSYSKRGEWQELIIALNKNIIFVNPNDLQIYKEVTIPEDLTKCDIIQIESHADDDPQPNTKSKSTPIEPPTIQHVQLSSNGCILAVTTSGQKALLLYQCRPEHAKLVSIRSLARASSAINFTANDKQLLVTDKTGDCYVFDCENYQLPGKLILGHLSVVYDVLLTPDDKYVITCDRDDKIRVSNFPNCHEIEGYCLGHKEFVSAIKLLPFDDKILLSISGDESLKLWNYRDGTKLCDFKLPAPGIKCALRQVNETTCQLAVLLYQPNESIAEYEITKNTAGVCHIKELSRHCFDSIIVSGICYVAEKLYIVGIKNDRFVIDIANGGGDKSDDSSKVLAMITEYFQNEAPKPDDVSGWFRKQFDNVTEYYERKKRRIEEKTSKQDDDTV is encoded by the coding sequence ATGGCATCTTTATCTTACTCAAAACGTGGTGAATGGCAAGAACTGATAATTGCCCTAAATaagaatataatatttgttAATCCCAATGATTTGCAAATTTACAAAGAAGTCACAATTCCAGAGGACCTAACAAAATGTGATATCATCCAAATTGAAAGCCACGCGGACGATGATCCACAgccaaatacaaaatcaaaatctacGCCCATCGAACCGCCCACGATTCAGCATGTTCAGCTTTCTTCAAATGGTTGTATTCTTGCTGTTACAACGTCGGGACAAAAAGCATTGCTTCTCTATCAATGCCGACCGGAACACGCAAAGCTGGTGTCTATTCGAAGTTTAGCAAGAGCTTCCAGTGCCATAAACTTTACTGCCAATGATAAACAGCTCTTGGTAACCGACAAGACTGGTGATTGTTATGTATTTGATTGTGAGAACTACCAGTTGCCGGGTAAATTGATTCTCGGTCACTTAAGTGTTGTCTATGATGTTTTGCTTACGCCCGATGACAAGTATGTCATCACTTGTGATCGTGATGATAAGATAAGAGTGAGTAATTTCCCGAATTGCCATGAAATCGAGGGTTATTGCCTGGGGCACAAAGAATTCGTTTCAGCCATCAAACTTCTGCCATTCGATGATAAAATCCTTCTCTCAATATCTGGAGATGAATCGTTGAAACTGTGGAACTATCGCGATGGCACAAAACTCTGTGACTTTAAGTTACCAGCACCGGGTATAAAGTGCGCACTGCGACAAGTCAATGAAACCACTTGTCAATTAGCTGTGCTGCTTTATCAACCTAATGAAAGTATTGCAGAGTACGAAATCACCAAAAATACTGCTGGAGTGTGCCACATCAAAGAATTGTCACGGCACTGCTTCGATTCCATCATAGTAAGTGGAATCTGCTATGTAGCGGAAAAGTTGTACATCGTTGGTATCAAAAATGACCGTTTTGTCATCGACATTGCCAACGGGGGCGGAGACAAGTCTGACGATTCTTCAAAAGTTCTCGCAATGATAACAGAATACTTCCAAAACGAGGCTCCCAAACCAGATGATGTTTCTGGTTGGTTCAGAAAACAATTTGACAACGTTACGGAATATTACGAAAGGAAAAAACGACGCATCGAGGAGAAGACTTCAAAACAAGATGACGATACGGTCTAA
- the LOC129945966 gene encoding 26S proteasome regulatory subunit 10B, with protein MTTGSVPAEGVREKGLYEYRKKLLEHKEVESRLKEKREEIKELTKQYDKSENDLKALQSVGQIVGEVLKQLTEDKFIVKATNGPRYVVGCRRQLDKTKLKSGTRVALDMTTLTIMRYLPREVDPLVYNMSHEDPGEVTYSAIGGLSEQIRELREVIELPLLNPELFLRVGITPPKGCLLYGPPGTGKTLLARAVASQLDANFLKVVSSAIVDKYIGESARLIREMFNYARDHQPCIIFMDEIDAIGGRRFSEGTSADREIQRTLMELLNQMDGFDSLGQVKMIMATNRPDTLDPALLRPGRLDRKIEIPLPNEQARLEILKIHALPIAKHGEIDYEAIVKLSDNFNGADLRNVCTEAGLFAIRAEREYVIQEDFMKAVRKVSDNKKLESKLDYKPL; from the exons ATGACTACCGGTTCTGTTCCAGCTGAAGGAGTAAGAGAAAAGGGTCTCTATGAATACCGTAAAAAACTACTCGAACACAAAGAAGTCGAATCTAGGCTAAAAGAAA AACGTGAGGAAATCAAGGAACTCACCAAGCAATATGATAAATCTGAAAATGATCTTAAGGCTTTACAGAGTGTTGGCCAAATCGTGGGAGAAGTTTTGAAACAACTCACCGAGGATAAAT TTATTGTTAAGGCGACTAATGGGCCACGCTATGTGGTGGGTTGCCGTCGACAATTGGACAAAACCAAATTGAAGTCTGGTACTCGTGTGGCTCTCGACATGACCACGTTGACAATTATGCGTTATTTGCCCAGAGAAGTTGATCCATTGGTCTATAATATGTCCCACGAAGATCCTGGTGAGGTCACATACTCGGCCATTGGTGGTCTCTCAGAGCAAATCCGTGAACTGCGTGAGGTGATCGAGTTGCCGCTGCTCAATCCTGAACTCTTCTTGCGTGTGGGTATCACTCCACCCAAAGGTTGCTTGCTCTACGGACCTCCTGGAACAGGAAAAACACTCCTAGCCCGTGCTGTTGCCTCCCAGTTGGATGCCAACTTCTTAAAGGTCGTCTCGAGTGCTATTGTAGACAAATACATCGGCGAGAGTGCTCGTTTGATTCGAGAAATGTTCAACTACGCTCGCGACCACCAGCCCTGCATTATTTTCATGGACGAAATCGATGCTATTGGTGGTCGTCGTTTCTCCGAGGGTACTTCTGCGGATCGAGAAATCCAGAGAACACTCATGGAATTGCTTAATCAAATGGACGGTTTCGATTCATTGGGACAGGTGAAAATGATTATGGCTACAAACCGACCAGATACTTTAGATCCTGCATTATTGCGTCCTGGACGTTTGGACAGAAAGATCGAAATTCCACTGCCCAATGAACAAGCAAG ATTGGAAATTCTCAAGATTCACGCCTTACCAATTGCCAAACATGGAGAAATTGATTATGAAGCAATTGTTAAGCTCTCAGATAACTTCAATGGAGCTGATTTGCGTAATGTGTGTACTGAAGCTGGTCTTTTTGCAATCag agCTGAACGTGAGTACGTCATTCAAGAGGATTTCATGAAAGCGGTCCGGAAAGTGTCGGACAACAAAAAGCTGGAAAGCAAACTCGACTACAAACCATTAtaa